Proteins from a genomic interval of Pseudophryne corroboree isolate aPseCor3 chromosome 4, aPseCor3.hap2, whole genome shotgun sequence:
- the LOC134909642 gene encoding uncharacterized protein LOC134909642 has protein sequence MEQQQAAGGGAPPVVQNQEQEQQATPATTPNAPITLPYYFGAPWLPTYSGDANKPQCTTFTEFKNKLKSMFRLYTLNEQQKVEILVGQLTGSALREVISWPTENKKEVDQILKRLSTTFETKTLPELKMKLYARKQQPGETLRDYALSLQETLRAIQAVDKDEVRNADEALTIQFIEGASRESVKTQLRLLKMQMPGKTFLDFKEAAITITGNQSGREEEYPELVDFRESSELMGATASSPERPKRVRDPVVQSSQHPSGDQIQTLRKQMEELTVGMAEIQREMRLLARPPTPNSGEPRWRSERQRSARRRWEPPPEYGRRPSDQFDSQGRPVCHRCQAIGHIERNCDQIEHLNSNAPRTETEPRGTQ, from the coding sequence atggaacaacaacaggctgcaggaggaggagcaccACCGGTAGTACAGAACCAGGAACAAGAACAACAGGCAACCCCGGCAACGACACCGAATGCTCCAATAACCTTACCCTACTACTTTGGGGCGCCGTGGCTTCCAACCTATAGCGGAGATGCCAACAAGCCACAGTGTACCACGTTTACAGAATTCAAAAATAAACTCAAATCTATGTTCCGGTTGTATACCTTGAACGAACAGCAGAAAGTCGAGATTCTGGTAGGTCAACTCACAGGGTCAGCTCTAAGAGAAGTCATATCCTGgcccactgaaaacaagaaagaggTAGACCAGATCTTAAAGAGATTGTCCACTACTTTTGAGACAAAAACCCTCCCCGAGTTAAAAATGAAGCTGTATGCGCGCAAACAGCAACCGGGCGAGACCCTCCGAGACTACGCCCTGAGTTTACAAGAAACACTAAGAGCGATCCAAGCAGTTGACAAAGATGAAGTCAGAAATGCAGACGAAGCGCTAACGATTCAGTTTATTGAAGGAGCCTCAAGGGAGAGTGTCAAAACCCAACTACGACTACTCAAAATGCAAATGCCGGGGAAAACCTTCCTAGACTTCAAGGAAGCCGCCATCACAATAACTGGCAACCAATCGGGAAGAGAAGAAGAGTACCCAGAGCTGGTGGACTTCAGAGAATCCTCAGAGCTGATGGGAGCTACTGCTTCCAGTCCCGAAAGACCGAAACGAGTCAGAGATCCAGTGGTGCAGAGTAGTCAGCACCCCTCAGGAGATCAGATACAAACCCTACGCAAGCAGATGGAAGAGTTAACGGTGGGGATGgcagagatccagagagaaatgcgACTCCTAGCGAGACCACCGACACCCAATTCTGGAGAACCTAGATGGAGGTCCGAGCGACAGAGGTCGGCCAGAAGACGCTGGGAACCACCTCCAGAGTACGGGCGGCGGCCTTCAGACCAGTTCGACAGCCAGGGTCGTCCCGTTTGTCATCGATGCCAGGCAATAGGGCATATTGAGAGGAACTGCGACCAGATCGAAcatttaaactccaatgccccgaggaCGGAGACCGAGCCTCGGGGGACACAATAA